In a single window of the Arachis hypogaea cultivar Tifrunner chromosome 6, arahy.Tifrunner.gnm2.J5K5, whole genome shotgun sequence genome:
- the LOC112755762 gene encoding uncharacterized protein → MSFLSCFHLSKTSDDCPPHPPLRQQLFLTTQTSYTYQTAAGTVTVTWSQSIFGRSLQLHLHNHHPFNPPTFNLRINAFPFSFRNKKRGHKSLSHNIRIFWNLSKARFGNRPEPESNYLLALTLDDSIALLVGDVPLKDACATCKARDPENRQVLVTRKEYVDVDANGVSNRVYSTSATIAGRTRELEVEYHGGGGDDSENSRLLFSFDGEKVLEVKRLRWKFRGNERVEIGEGGHVQITWDVHNWLFKKEEYQHYYNNYNNSYNNKNKNYYYNNLGKSDDGHAVFMFKFEEDEDFGETYWNDSECGKTGKSLLLSSSSFSLSSSLGSFGGSSSVMEWSNLEESELIGPVGLTLLVHAWRIGI, encoded by the exons ATGTCCTTCCTTTCATGCTTCCACCTCTCAAAAACTTCCGACGACTGTCCGCCGCATCCACCGCTGCGGCAGCAACTCTTCTTGACAACGCAAACCAGCTACACATACCAAACCGCCGCCGGCACCGTCACCGTGACATGGTCTCAGTCCATCTTCGGCCGGTCCCTCCAGCTCCATCTCCACAACCACCACCCTTTCAACCCTCCCACCTTCAACCTCCGCATCAACGCTTTCCCTTTCTCCTTCCGCAACAAGAAGCGCGGGCACAAATCTCTCTCTCACAACATAAGAATCTTCTGGAACCTCTCCAAAGCCAGGTTCGGTAACCGTCCGGAGCCTGAGTCTAATTACCTCCTTGCCCTCACGCTAGACGACTCCATCGCACTCCTCGTCGGAGATGTACCGCTCAAAGATGCATGCGCCACGTGCAAGGCACGTGATCCCGAGAACCGCCAGGTACTCGTCACCAGGAAAGAGTACGTCGACGTCGACGCCAACGGTGTCTCCAACAGAGTCTACTCCACGTCGGCAACGATCGCCGGAAGAACGAGAGAGTTGGAGGTTGAATATCACGGCGGCGGCGGCGACGATAGCGAAAACTCGAGGCTTCTGTTTAGTTTCGACG GAGAGAAGGTTTTGGAAGTGAAGAGGTTGAGGTGGAAGTTTAGGGGGAACGAGAGAGTGGAAATTGGTGAAGGTGGTCACGTGCAAATCACGTGGGACGTTCATAACTGGCTATTCAAAAAGGAGGAATACCAACACTACTACAACAACTATAACAACTCCTAcaataataagaataagaattattattataacAATCTGGGTAAAAGTGATGATGGTCACGCCGTGTTTATGTTCAAGTTTGAGGAGGACGAGGATTTCGGGGAGACTTATTGGAACGATTCGGAATGCGGGAAAACTGGCAAGAGTTTATTATTGTCATCGTCGTCGTTTTCGTTGTCGTCTTCGCTGGGATCATTCGGCGGAAGCTCCTCCGTCATGGAGTGGTCCAATCTAGAAGAGAGCGAGTTGATTGGTCCCGTTGGATTAACTCTTCTTGTTCATGCTTGGAGAATTGGAATTTGA